A stretch of Streptococcus chenjunshii DNA encodes these proteins:
- a CDS encoding response regulator transcription factor: MLNIFILEDEYLQQTRLENIIKQSAASKNLKYRHLEIYGKPQQLLDAITEKGNHQLFFLDIEIKGEDQKGMEIAREIRLKDPNAVIIFVSTHSEFMPVTYKYRVSALDFIDKGLPEEEFQKAVVSVLAHAYEHMGRTIGEDAFIFKNKHSHVQVPFSDILFFETSTTVHKVILYTKTGQLEFYGKVSEIATSDERLYQSHRAYVVNPENIVRIDRSNHLVYFEGDESCFVSKLKLKGLIERVEK; encoded by the coding sequence ATGTTAAATATATTTATATTAGAGGATGAGTATTTACAACAAACTCGTTTAGAAAATATCATTAAGCAAAGTGCTGCTTCAAAAAATTTAAAGTACAGACATTTAGAAATATATGGGAAACCCCAGCAACTGCTAGATGCTATTACTGAGAAAGGGAATCATCAGTTATTTTTTCTTGATATTGAAATCAAAGGGGAAGATCAAAAAGGAATGGAGATTGCCCGTGAAATTCGCTTAAAGGATCCTAATGCTGTTATTATTTTTGTGTCAACACATTCAGAATTTATGCCTGTAACCTATAAATACCGTGTTTCAGCACTGGATTTTATTGATAAGGGATTGCCCGAAGAAGAATTTCAAAAAGCTGTCGTTTCAGTATTGGCTCATGCTTATGAGCATATGGGGCGCACTATTGGAGAAGATGCCTTTATCTTTAAGAATAAGCATTCACATGTTCAGGTTCCCTTTTCGGATATCCTTTTTTTTGAGACCTCTACAACTGTTCATAAGGTAATCCTCTACACAAAGACAGGACAATTAGAATTTTATGGAAAAGTATCAGAAATCGCTACATCTGATGAACGACTGTATCAAAGTCACCGAGCCTATGTCGTTAATCCTGAAAATATTGTCCGCATTGACCGATCTAATCATTTAGTTTATTTTGAAGGGGATGAGTCTTGTTTTGTCTCCAAGTTAAAATTAAAAGGGCTGATTGAAAGAGTGGAGAAATAA
- a CDS encoding sensor histidine kinase, producing the protein MIWNNQSQFSLEVPNYKFSIDVTRFYLLFFIAAIIYVNFRVKDQLDKELRRSKERQLKSLSEYSKHVESLYREIRSFRHDYTNILVSLSQSIHNNDLPMIKQIYKSILEDSDKKFYDAKYDMANLANIKDEALKSILFAKLSQAQHAGIDVTIEIIEPIGAPNMELLDVITILSILLDNAIEASLKAEKPSFLFAYFKEGDQTILIVDNATKLDKIDTKSIFNYGESSKGEDRGIGLANVREILGKYPDASLMTTSSNYRFRQELRILEKKAYMPSLDKGS; encoded by the coding sequence ATGATTTGGAATAATCAATCTCAATTCTCGCTTGAAGTTCCAAATTATAAGTTCAGCATTGATGTGACTCGCTTTTACCTTTTATTCTTTATTGCAGCCATTATTTATGTTAATTTTAGGGTGAAGGATCAGCTGGACAAGGAACTGCGCCGTTCAAAAGAACGGCAACTGAAATCTCTGTCAGAGTATAGTAAACATGTAGAATCTCTTTATCGGGAAATCCGTAGCTTTAGACACGATTATACTAATATTTTAGTCAGTCTTTCTCAGTCCATTCATAATAATGATTTACCCATGATCAAGCAAATTTATAAATCTATTTTAGAGGACTCGGATAAAAAATTTTATGATGCCAAATATGATATGGCTAATTTGGCAAATATTAAGGATGAAGCATTAAAAAGTATTTTATTTGCAAAACTAAGTCAGGCTCAACATGCTGGTATTGATGTGACCATTGAGATCATTGAGCCGATTGGAGCACCTAATATGGAATTATTGGATGTTATCACTATCCTTTCAATTTTGCTAGATAACGCTATTGAAGCTTCTCTAAAAGCAGAGAAACCAAGTTTTTTGTTTGCTTACTTTAAAGAGGGGGATCAGACTATTCTTATTGTTGACAATGCAACAAAACTTGATAAAATTGATACTAAATCAATATTTAATTACGGGGAATCCAGTAAAGGTGAAGACAGAGGAATTGGTCTAGCTAATGTTAGGGAGATTCTAGGAAAGTATCCCGATGCCAGTTTAATGACCACTAGTTCCAATTACCGATTTAGGCAAGAATTACGCATTCTCGAAAAGAAGGCGTACATGCCAAGTTTGGATAAAGGCAGCTGA
- a CDS encoding alpha/beta hydrolase — protein MLIILFVFLICAGLGLVFYAHRNMTYDQKAAKLIEKAQFEEKQVRLPDGAVLNYGEGPDNGAPLVLLHGQQVSWEDYAKVLGELSQRYHIYAVDYYGHGGSSKDPTKYSAVPIGQDLIYFIDSVIQKPVLISGHSSGGLIAAWIAANKPESVSGLLIEDAPFFSTEKGRAETTFAWLGFKDMADFLSSGQKNFTRYSLEHSYMAELFGGQKPFDKIVKDPALNYMKKHPQRIPRIWYYPPELKINEIYDLTANLQDGTGEYDLRFGLAFYDFSWFDSFDQEDTLQKIQCPSILLHTARPASMKGYYDDNGILLSAMDDKDAKRVNKLLSRNTFIDNIKSGHDIHAEKPEIFIKAVDQLAAMTAD, from the coding sequence ATGCTTATCATTTTATTTGTTTTTTTAATTTGTGCCGGTCTGGGCTTGGTGTTTTACGCCCACCGCAATATGACTTATGATCAAAAAGCCGCAAAACTGATTGAAAAAGCCCAGTTTGAGGAAAAACAAGTCCGTTTGCCGGATGGGGCCGTTTTAAATTACGGCGAAGGACCTGATAATGGAGCCCCCTTAGTTTTGCTGCACGGCCAGCAAGTATCTTGGGAAGATTACGCCAAAGTATTGGGAGAACTCTCCCAGCGCTATCATATTTACGCTGTTGATTACTACGGACACGGCGGATCCAGCAAAGACCCGACAAAATACTCGGCAGTACCTATCGGTCAGGATCTGATTTACTTCATAGATTCTGTCATCCAAAAGCCAGTACTGATTTCCGGACACTCCTCCGGCGGCCTGATCGCTGCTTGGATAGCTGCTAATAAACCAGAATCAGTCAGCGGCCTCCTGATAGAAGATGCTCCCTTCTTTTCCACTGAAAAAGGACGGGCAGAAACGACCTTTGCTTGGCTGGGATTCAAAGATATGGCGGATTTTCTGTCAAGCGGCCAAAAGAATTTCACCCGTTATTCTTTAGAGCACAGTTATATGGCGGAGCTTTTCGGCGGGCAAAAGCCTTTTGACAAAATTGTCAAAGACCCAGCCTTAAACTATATGAAGAAACATCCTCAGCGTATCCCCAGAATCTGGTATTACCCGCCTGAGCTGAAAATCAATGAAATCTATGATTTGACCGCTAATTTACAAGACGGAACAGGAGAATATGACTTGCGGTTCGGCCTTGCTTTTTATGATTTTTCTTGGTTTGACAGTTTCGATCAGGAAGATACACTCCAAAAAATTCAGTGTCCTTCTATTTTGCTGCACACCGCCAGACCCGCCAGCATGAAAGGTTATTATGACGATAACGGCATCCTTCTCAGCGCTATGGATGATAAAGATGCTAAGCGTGTTAATAAACTATTAAGTCGGAATACCTTTATTGACAATATCAAAAGCGGGCATGATATCCATGCTGAGAAGCCCGAAATTTTTATTAAAGCCGTAGACCAGCTGGCTGCAATGACAGCCGATTAA
- a CDS encoding helix-turn-helix domain-containing protein, with amino-acid sequence MIDKNIKLLRKKQGLSQEKLAEKIGVSRQTVAKWETGNSLPDVLSCAKLAELFDVSIEDLLHLDTELLSLPHTKGKYIFGSLTVQEGGQISLPARARKLFSIEPGDDLLLIGDVDRGLALVDVNFFLESYRALEINEKDS; translated from the coding sequence ATGATTGATAAAAACATCAAATTATTGAGGAAAAAACAAGGTCTGTCTCAGGAAAAACTGGCTGAAAAAATCGGAGTTTCCAGACAGACTGTTGCCAAGTGGGAAACAGGAAACAGTCTGCCAGATGTCTTATCCTGTGCAAAACTGGCCGAGCTGTTTGATGTTAGTATTGAGGATTTGCTGCACTTGGATACTGAACTCCTGTCACTCCCCCACACAAAAGGCAAATACATCTTTGGCAGTCTGACCGTTCAGGAAGGCGGACAGATCAGCCTGCCAGCAAGAGCCAGAAAACTTTTTTCTATCGAACCCGGGGATGACTTACTGTTAATCGGCGATGTAGACAGAGGACTGGCTTTAGTAGATGTCAATTTCTTCTTAGAAAGTTACCGGGCTCTTGAAATTAATGAAAAGGACAGCTGA
- the rpsF gene encoding 30S ribosomal protein S6, protein MAKYEILYIIRPNIEEEAKNALVARFDTILTDNGAVIDESKDWEKRRLAYEIQDFHEGLYHIVNLEANDAAALNEFDRLAKINDDILRHMVVKLDA, encoded by the coding sequence ATGGCTAAATACGAAATTCTTTATATTATTCGTCCAAACATTGAAGAAGAAGCTAAAAATGCTTTGGTAGCACGTTTTGATACTATTTTAACAGACAACGGTGCTGTTATTGATGAATCAAAAGATTGGGAAAAACGTCGCCTGGCATATGAAATCCAAGATTTCCATGAAGGGCTTTACCACATCGTTAACCTTGAAGCAAATGATGCCGCTGCTCTTAATGAGTTTGACCGTCTTGCAAAAATTAATGATGACATTCTTCGCCATATGGTCGTTAAATTAGACGCTTAA
- a CDS encoding single-stranded DNA-binding protein, whose product MINNVVLVGRMTRDAELRYTPSNQAVATFTLAVNRNFKNQAGEREADFINIVIWRQAAENLANWAKKGTLLGITGRIQTRNYENQQGQRVYVTEVVADNFQILESRAVREGNNAGSYQSAGGNQSFGAPSQGTAQQPSQNQTPNFGRDESPFGNSNPLDISDDDLPF is encoded by the coding sequence ATGATTAATAATGTAGTACTTGTAGGCCGCATGACCCGTGATGCAGAATTGCGCTATACCCCAAGCAATCAGGCTGTAGCAACATTTACTTTGGCTGTTAACCGCAACTTTAAAAATCAAGCTGGTGAACGTGAGGCTGATTTTATCAATATCGTGATTTGGCGGCAGGCTGCAGAAAATTTGGCTAACTGGGCTAAAAAGGGAACTTTGCTTGGAATTACAGGGCGGATTCAGACCCGCAATTATGAAAACCAGCAAGGTCAGCGAGTTTATGTAACGGAAGTTGTTGCTGATAATTTTCAAATTTTGGAGAGCCGTGCTGTGCGTGAAGGCAACAATGCCGGCAGTTATCAGTCTGCGGGCGGGAACCAGTCTTTTGGTGCTCCCTCACAAGGCACTGCTCAGCAGCCTTCGCAAAATCAAACACCTAATTTTGGCAGAGATGAGAGCCCCTTTGGCAATTCAAACCCATTGGATATCTCAGATGATGATCTGCCGTTTTAG
- the rpsR gene encoding 30S ribosomal protein S18 has protein sequence MAQQRRGGFKRRKKVDYIAANKIEYVDYKDTELLSRFVSERGKILPRRVTGTSAKNQRKVTTAIKRARVMALMPFVNED, from the coding sequence ATGGCTCAACAACGCCGCGGTGGCTTTAAACGCCGTAAAAAAGTTGATTATATCGCTGCAAATAAGATTGAATATGTTGATTATAAGGATACTGAGCTGCTCAGCCGCTTTGTTTCAGAACGCGGAAAGATTCTTCCGCGCCGTGTGACAGGCACATCAGCTAAAAATCAGCGTAAAGTCACAACTGCAATCAAACGTGCGCGTGTTATGGCTCTCATGCCTTTTGTTAATGAAGACTAA
- a CDS encoding DUF1129 domain-containing protein, whose translation MDKELLSQLTKKNQEFIHIATHQFTDDGKTDTEIRAILEEALPEILEKQEKSIPARSFLGSPTAWAASFTPQRGGQNKAGDEQQEKNTNPWLMWLDTSLLFLGIVALLNGVLMLFNSNTAATGLLSLLTLGFGAGAVMYATYHFLYRHIGKERDQRPGRLKTFFILGAAMLAFVLVYSATALLPAAANPQLPWYALTLLGGAALALRFYLKRKYNILNALTAQQRQS comes from the coding sequence ATGGACAAAGAGCTACTTTCACAATTAACTAAGAAAAATCAGGAATTCATACATATTGCTACACACCAATTTACAGATGATGGCAAGACAGACACAGAGATCAGGGCTATTCTTGAAGAAGCTCTGCCTGAAATCTTAGAAAAGCAAGAAAAAAGCATTCCTGCCCGCTCATTTCTGGGTTCGCCAACAGCTTGGGCAGCCTCCTTTACTCCTCAGCGGGGCGGCCAGAATAAAGCTGGAGATGAACAGCAAGAAAAAAACACCAATCCCTGGCTGATGTGGCTGGATACCTCGCTCCTTTTTTTAGGAATCGTTGCACTGCTTAACGGCGTCCTCATGCTTTTCAACAGCAATACGGCTGCTACAGGTCTCCTATCACTGCTTACACTGGGATTTGGCGCTGGAGCTGTCATGTATGCCACTTACCATTTTCTTTACCGCCACATAGGCAAAGAAAGGGATCAGCGGCCGGGACGTTTGAAAACTTTCTTCATTCTGGGTGCTGCTATGCTGGCCTTTGTCCTCGTATACTCTGCTACAGCGCTTCTGCCAGCAGCAGCCAATCCTCAGCTCCCTTGGTATGCCTTGACCCTTCTTGGAGGTGCAGCTCTCGCCCTGCGCTTCTACCTCAAAAGAAAATATAATATTCTGAATGCCTTAACAGCTCAGCAACGGCAATCCTAA
- a CDS encoding magnesium transporter CorA family protein codes for MKQMFLSTALEFKEIEQFEPGAWINLVNPSQEESSQLAEQFHIDITDLRAPLDVEETSRISVEDNYTIIIVDVPTYEERNNKSYYVTIPLGIIVTKNAVITTCLEELTLFDHFYNRRVRNFYTFMKTRFVFQLLYRNAELYLAALRTIDRQSDKIEAQLEGATRNEQLIDMMELEKSIVYLKASLKFNERIVKKLSSSTSSLKKYIEDEDLLEDTLIETQQAIEMAGIYENVLNAMTETTASIINNNQNTIMKTLALMTMALDIPTVIFSAYGMNFKNNWLPLNGLPHAFWHIVFIASIMSAIVVVYFIRKKWF; via the coding sequence ATGAAGCAAATGTTTCTTTCAACAGCATTAGAATTCAAAGAAATTGAACAATTCGAGCCTGGCGCTTGGATCAATCTGGTCAACCCCTCCCAGGAAGAATCGAGTCAATTAGCTGAACAGTTTCACATTGATATTACTGATTTGCGCGCTCCTCTTGATGTTGAAGAAACCTCCCGGATTTCTGTTGAAGATAATTACACTATTATTATCGTTGACGTTCCAACCTATGAAGAGCGCAATAACAAGAGTTATTATGTGACCATCCCTTTAGGTATCATCGTAACCAAAAATGCTGTCATCACGACTTGCTTGGAAGAACTGACACTGTTTGATCATTTTTATAACCGGCGGGTGCGCAATTTTTACACCTTTATGAAGACCCGTTTTGTCTTTCAGCTCCTCTACCGCAATGCTGAACTGTATTTGGCTGCCCTGCGGACGATTGACCGGCAAAGCGACAAAATTGAAGCGCAGCTGGAAGGCGCAACGCGGAATGAACAGCTAATTGACATGATGGAGCTGGAAAAATCCATCGTTTATTTGAAAGCTTCACTTAAATTTAATGAACGTATCGTCAAAAAGCTTTCCAGCAGCACCAGCAGTCTGAAAAAATATATTGAAGATGAGGATTTGCTGGAGGATACCCTGATTGAAACACAGCAAGCGATTGAAATGGCGGGGATCTATGAAAATGTCCTCAATGCCATGACCGAAACCACAGCTTCTATTATTAACAACAATCAGAACACTATCATGAAAACCTTAGCTTTGATGACAATGGCTCTGGATATTCCGACCGTTATCTTTTCTGCCTACGGTATGAACTTTAAAAACAACTGGCTGCCCTTAAACGGCCTGCCTCATGCCTTTTGGCATATCGTCTTTATCGCTTCAATAATGAGCGCCATCGTTGTTGTTTACTTTATCAGAAAAAAATGGTTTTAA
- the uvrA gene encoding excinuclease ABC subunit UvrA: MQDKLIIHGARAHNLKNIDVEIPRDKLVVVTGLSGSGKSSLAFDTIYAEGQRRYVESLSAYARQFLGNMEKPDVDSIDGLSPAISIDQKTTSKNPRSTVGTATEINDYLRLLYARVGIPYCINGHGAITASSVEQITDQILSLPDRTRMQILAPVVRRKKGQHKTVFARIQKDGYIRVRVDGEIFDIAEVPELSKSKMHNIEIVVDRLINKEGIRSRLFDSIEAALRLADGYVIIDTMDGNELLFSEHYSCPVCGFTVPELEPRLFSFNAPFGSCPTCDGLGSRLEVDLDLVIPDKTKTLREGALAPWNPISSQYYPAMLEQAMAAFGVDMDKPFAELSEDEQNLILYGSGEREFHFHYINDFGGERDIDLPFEGVVNNIDRRYHETASDFTRNVMRGYMNELPCMTCRGYRLNEQALCVRVGGERGLNIGEISDLSIADHLDLLKRIELSETEKTIAAPIVKEIKDRLTFLHNVGLNYLTLSRSAGTLSGGESQRIRLATQIGSNLSGVLYILDEPSIGLHQRDNDRLLASLKKMRDLGNTLIVVEHDEDTMMQADWLIDVGPGAGDFGGEIVASGTPKQVVKSRKSITGHYLSGKKAIAVPSERRSGSGRFLEIEGAAENNLQNLNVRFPLGKFIAVTGVSGSGKSTLINGILKKAVAQKLNRNSAKPGKYKTITGIEHLERLIDIDQSPIGRTPRSNPATYTGVFDDIRDLFAKTNEAKIRGYKKGRFSFNVKGGRCEACSGDGIIKIEMHFLPDVYVPCEVCHGTRYNSETLEVHYKEKNIAQILEMTVNDAVDFFAPIPKIARKLQTIKDVGLGYVTLGQPATTLSGGEAQRMKLASELHKRSTGKSFYILDEPTTGLHTDDIKRLLKVLERFVDDGNTVLVIEHNLDVIKTADHIIDLGPEGGVGGGTVVATGTPEEVAQVKESYTGQYLKSKLK; encoded by the coding sequence ATGCAGGATAAACTGATAATACACGGGGCCAGAGCCCATAATTTAAAAAATATTGATGTTGAAATTCCGCGTGACAAATTAGTTGTTGTAACGGGTCTTTCCGGTTCAGGAAAGTCGAGTCTGGCATTTGATACAATCTATGCTGAGGGGCAGCGCCGCTATGTTGAGAGTTTGTCAGCCTATGCCCGGCAATTTCTCGGAAATATGGAAAAGCCAGATGTAGATTCTATTGACGGGCTTAGTCCTGCTATTTCTATTGACCAGAAAACAACCAGCAAAAATCCGCGTTCTACAGTGGGGACGGCGACAGAAATCAATGATTATCTGCGGCTGCTTTATGCGCGCGTCGGGATACCTTACTGTATTAACGGCCATGGCGCCATTACCGCTTCTTCTGTTGAGCAGATTACAGACCAGATTTTAAGCCTGCCGGACCGTACTCGGATGCAGATTCTGGCGCCGGTTGTCCGCCGTAAAAAAGGGCAGCATAAGACTGTTTTTGCCAGGATACAAAAAGACGGCTATATCCGTGTTCGTGTGGACGGAGAGATTTTTGATATTGCCGAGGTGCCTGAGTTGTCCAAAAGCAAAATGCATAATATTGAAATTGTTGTTGACCGTCTGATTAATAAAGAGGGTATCCGCAGCCGGCTCTTTGATTCGATCGAGGCAGCTCTGCGTTTGGCTGACGGCTATGTTATCATCGATACGATGGATGGCAATGAGCTGCTTTTTTCAGAGCATTATTCCTGCCCTGTCTGCGGTTTTACGGTGCCGGAATTGGAACCGCGGCTCTTTTCTTTTAATGCGCCTTTTGGCTCCTGCCCGACCTGCGACGGACTGGGCAGCCGGCTGGAGGTGGACTTGGACTTGGTAATTCCTGATAAAACCAAAACACTGCGCGAGGGGGCTCTGGCTCCTTGGAATCCGATATCATCGCAATATTATCCGGCGATGCTGGAACAGGCTATGGCTGCTTTTGGCGTGGATATGGATAAGCCGTTTGCTGAGCTGTCCGAAGATGAGCAGAATTTAATTCTTTATGGTTCCGGTGAACGTGAATTCCATTTTCACTATATCAATGATTTTGGCGGTGAGCGCGACATTGATTTGCCGTTTGAAGGAGTGGTTAATAATATTGATCGGCGCTATCATGAAACAGCCAGCGACTTTACGCGCAATGTCATGCGCGGCTATATGAATGAACTGCCTTGCATGACTTGCCGCGGCTACCGGCTTAACGAGCAGGCGCTCTGTGTCCGGGTTGGCGGTGAAAGGGGACTGAATATCGGTGAAATCTCTGATTTATCGATTGCTGATCACTTAGATCTGCTTAAGCGCATTGAACTGTCCGAAACAGAAAAAACCATCGCTGCACCGATTGTAAAGGAAATCAAAGACCGTCTGACCTTCCTGCATAATGTCGGTTTAAATTACTTGACACTTTCGCGTTCAGCTGGCACTCTTTCCGGCGGCGAAAGCCAGCGGATCCGTTTGGCGACCCAAATTGGCTCCAACCTGTCCGGTGTTCTCTATATTCTTGATGAGCCTTCAATTGGTTTGCACCAGCGCGATAACGACCGTCTGCTTGCCAGTCTGAAAAAAATGCGGGACTTGGGCAACACCTTGATTGTGGTGGAGCACGACGAGGATACCATGATGCAGGCGGACTGGCTTATTGATGTGGGCCCCGGTGCAGGCGACTTCGGAGGAGAAATTGTCGCTTCAGGGACACCTAAGCAAGTGGTTAAAAGCAGGAAGTCAATTACCGGTCATTATTTGTCAGGTAAAAAGGCCATAGCAGTGCCTTCTGAACGCCGTTCAGGCAGCGGCCGTTTCCTTGAGATAGAAGGAGCAGCAGAAAATAATCTGCAAAATCTAAATGTCCGTTTTCCTTTAGGAAAATTTATTGCTGTAACCGGAGTGTCCGGATCGGGCAAATCCACTCTAATTAACGGCATTCTCAAAAAAGCGGTGGCTCAAAAACTGAACCGCAATTCAGCTAAACCAGGAAAATATAAGACGATTACAGGAATCGAACACTTGGAGCGGCTGATTGATATCGACCAAAGTCCAATTGGACGGACTCCCCGCTCAAATCCAGCAACCTATACTGGGGTTTTCGATGATATCCGCGATTTGTTTGCTAAAACCAATGAAGCTAAAATCCGCGGCTACAAGAAAGGACGTTTCTCTTTTAATGTTAAAGGCGGCCGCTGCGAAGCTTGCTCAGGGGACGGTATTATCAAGATTGAAATGCACTTCCTGCCGGATGTTTACGTTCCTTGTGAGGTTTGTCACGGAACCCGTTACAACAGTGAAACCCTGGAAGTTCATTATAAAGAAAAAAATATTGCCCAGATTCTTGAAATGACGGTCAATGATGCGGTTGATTTCTTCGCACCAATTCCTAAAATTGCCCGTAAACTGCAGACCATCAAAGACGTTGGTTTGGGTTATGTTACTCTCGGACAGCCTGCAACAACCCTTTCAGGAGGAGAAGCACAGCGGATGAAGCTGGCTTCTGAACTCCATAAGCGTTCGACCGGCAAAAGCTTCTATATCTTAGACGAACCGACAACAGGTCTCCATACGGACGATATTAAACGTCTTCTTAAGGTTCTTGAACGTTTTGTGGACGACGGCAATACCGTTCTTGTCATCGAACACAACCTTGACGTGATTAAGACAGCTGACCACATTATAGATTTAGGTCCGGAAGGCGGTGTTGGAGGCGGTACTGTCGTTGCCACAGGAACTCCGGAAGAAGTCGCTCAAGTCAAGGAAAGTTATACAGGACAATACCTCAAATCAAAATTAAAATAA
- a CDS encoding GIY-YIG nuclease family protein, producing the protein MADIMLTDIFRFDNLLSQPNYKGKRIKLRFNKNWGDFNFVKEYQENSDLFIPYLLSMHPKRNNNSDIQFHFIEVRPHLWLFVGAYNIIRKDSEILRDHFRNWDVVYAKAERLTEFDKYINRIIINYSLPSRSFFYVDKRIINSVPVSEILSEDYFEKSKDFPGYENISLSYQELKQHLHSSIWYEHLTAVYGVYLITDIKTGKMYVGSAYGNNGVYGRWSVYLSDGYDKTELEGNRYPNKKLREVVNKNGIRYIQKNFRYTLLEIFSKNELGKQKALNREIYWKDVLQTRMFGYNIN; encoded by the coding sequence ATGGCTGATATTATGCTAACTGATATTTTTAGGTTTGATAATTTGCTCTCACAGCCGAATTATAAGGGGAAAAGGATTAAACTACGTTTTAATAAAAACTGGGGTGATTTTAATTTTGTTAAAGAATATCAAGAAAATTCAGATTTATTTATACCATATTTATTAAGTATGCATCCTAAAAGAAATAATAATTCTGATATTCAATTTCATTTTATTGAAGTTCGCCCCCATCTTTGGTTATTTGTAGGAGCATATAATATTATCAGAAAAGACAGTGAAATACTGAGGGACCACTTTAGAAATTGGGATGTCGTATATGCTAAAGCAGAAAGATTAACAGAGTTTGATAAATATATAAACAGAATAATCATTAATTATTCATTACCATCTCGAAGTTTTTTCTATGTAGATAAACGTATTATTAATTCAGTTCCAGTTAGTGAAATATTATCTGAAGACTATTTTGAGAAAAGCAAAGATTTTCCTGGTTATGAAAATATTTCACTATCTTACCAAGAATTGAAGCAACATCTGCATAGCAGTATTTGGTATGAACATTTAACCGCAGTGTATGGTGTTTATTTGATTACAGATATTAAAACAGGGAAAATGTATGTTGGTTCAGCTTATGGAAATAACGGTGTTTATGGTAGATGGTCAGTCTATTTGAGTGACGGATATGATAAAACTGAACTGGAAGGTAATCGTTATCCGAATAAAAAGTTGAGAGAAGTGGTGAATAAAAATGGTATTAGATATATTCAGAAAAATTTTCGATATACTCTTCTTGAGATTTTTAGTAAAAATGAGCTTGGTAAACAAAAGGCTCTTAATCGTGAAATTTACTGGAAAGACGTCTTACAAACCAGAATGTTTGGCTATAATATAAACTGA